From Hydrogenobacter sp., one genomic window encodes:
- the rpsB gene encoding 30S ribosomal protein S2 → MAVISMRDLLEAGVHFGHSKGRWNPKMAPFLYGVRNGIHIIDLNKTVIYLEQAYNFIADKVAEGAEILFLGTKKQAKDVIKEEAERAGVPYINERWVGGLLTNFRTVKKSMLKLKTLERMEAEGVFDVLPKKEVRVMRRKMERLRKLYGGILNLERVPDIIWIVDTVREHIALQ, encoded by the coding sequence ATGGCAGTAATCTCAATGAGAGACCTGCTTGAGGCAGGCGTGCATTTTGGTCACTCAAAAGGCAGATGGAATCCCAAAATGGCACCTTTTCTGTATGGTGTCAGGAATGGTATCCACATCATTGACTTGAACAAAACAGTCATATACTTAGAGCAAGCGTATAACTTCATCGCGGATAAAGTTGCAGAAGGGGCGGAAATACTCTTTTTAGGTACAAAAAAACAGGCTAAGGACGTCATAAAAGAAGAAGCCGAAAGGGCTGGTGTACCCTACATCAATGAAAGATGGGTAGGTGGACTTCTCACCAACTTCAGGACAGTAAAGAAAAGTATGCTCAAGCTCAAAACTCTTGAAAGGATGGAAGCTGAAGGTGTGTTTGATGTTCTTCCCAAAAAGGAAGTGAGAGTGATGAGGAGAAAGATGGAACGCCTTCGCAAGCTCTACGGAGGTATACTCAATCTGGAAAGGGTACCTGATATCATATGGATCGTTGATACTGTGAGGGAACACATAGCATTGCAAGA